GCTGTTGATCGCGCTTTTATTCTCGGTGATCACCTTGTTTTGCGTCCTCTACGTTCGGTTTCCACCCATTGACAGGGTCAGGATTGGCATCCTCGAATTGCTGGTGGGCTACATCAAAGTTTTGGGCATATTTCTCGCGCCGTTGTTTGCACAATGCCTTGGGGCGATGGAGTTGTTGGCGATGACGAAGGAGGGGGAGGAGAACCAAGCGCCCGAAGTTAAATCAAGTCCCGGTATTGATGCAGCAGAGGCAAGTTCAGTAGCCGAATTGCCTTTTGATGGACGTGATTCTGAATAGCAAGATTGGGAAATTGCATCATTCAATGAACTTATGAGCTCCAAGGATCCGAAACAAATTGCACGAAAGCAAGCCCTTTTCCGGCTGATCGACAGCTTCAAGCGCAAAAACATCGACCTTGCTTTGCAGTTGGTCAAGTCAGACCGCAGCCTTTACCAAGCGGCCAAGGATCGGTATTATCCCATGTTGCGGACGCTCGATCCACAATTGGGGCAGGGACTGAACCTCCTGTACCGGATTGTCAATGACATCGACTGGAATGACAATGGCTGGCGCAGCAGTTATACCGCGCAATATGCCAACGTCGAAGATTGGGAGATGGTGCAGTGGGCAATCGATCGCTACCCGCATTCGGTGAGGATGGTGGTCAGTGTGAAGTTGTTGTCGTACATGCTTTCCCGGGAATTGCCGGAGAAGGCGTTTGTATGGGATGTTGTTGTGGCGAATGACAAGACCCCGGTGGTGGTTCCCGATCCTGCACCCGGCGCCATTCGGTTCAGGTCCATGCAGCGGCTTGAGGTTGCTACCGGACAACAATTGGAGGCCATCATTTCGATTTTGCCGGAACGGAGTGATTTGCAAACCGTGGTTGCCAAGGGCTGTCAGTTGGCTTCGCTTCCCCAAGGATTGGTGCGCCCGATCAACCTCAACCACCTCGAACTTTCCCAAAACCAATTGGAAGAGATTCCTGAAGTGCTGCGGCTTGCTTCAAGGTTGCAGACCCTGACCCTGCGTGACAATCGCCTCCAACAGTTGCCGGAATGGCTGCCCAGGTTGCAGGAATTGACCCTGCTCGATCTGACGGGCAATGCGTTGAAGGCGTTGCCGCCAGGCTTTTTGGCCAATTCCAAGATCAAAAAACTGGATTTACAGGGCAATCGCATTCGAGACTTCGGGCTTCAGGCAGGGGAGGAGAATGCCTTTTTGGAGGAATTGAACTTGGCCTTTAACCCTTTGGAGAAGTTCCCTTTGGAATTGTTGGCATTGAAGTCCCTGAAAAAATTGTCCTTGCGCAACTGCGGATTGACAAGCCTTCCTCCTGAATTGGCAGAATTTCATTGGCTGGAAAGGTTGGATGTAAAGGACAATCCTCTGATGGAATCTCCTTCCAAGTTGGTGAAGCTGGCGCGTTCATTGCCCATGATGTTGAACTATTGAGACGGCGTTGCTGTTGGGCAGAGCTGTCCAACGTTGCATTTGCCAGCGGGGGCCCTTTCCGCCCCCCACCTTTGGGCTCAAGCGTCTGTTGTCCCGTTCCACCCCCAATTTTTGCAGTTGGCTTTTGAAGCATGGAAGTTTGAAACTCCGTGCTTAAATTCGGATGTTGGTAATAATGTATTTGCGCACCCTATTTGTGAAGCCTATGAAGTCAATTGCTACCCTGTTGATCGTTTTGTTGTTTTCAGGGATCTGTCTCGGACAAAATTTGATCCCAAGTCCATTTGCCTACGCTTCCTGCATTTCCTTTGCTTCGCCCACCGGATGGGTCAATTGCACGGGTTCGCCTGATTGTGCGGCAAGTCGTTGTACCGTTCCCGGCGGATGTACAGGGCAGGCAGTGATGTGTTTTGGCGAATCGTTTTATTATATGCTTGCCGCGCCCCTCACCATTGGTCAGAGTTACACGATTTCGATGAATGTCTCGACCGGACAATTGGGCGCGAATTCGATCATTGCCGGCAACCATACGTTCAGGATCATCGGCCTCACAACGCCTCCTCCCAATTGCGGCGCTGCCAATTACGGGAGCGTTTGCAGTACCCCAGGCGCCACGACCTTGCTCACAGGCACTGTCAACACCATCGGATGGGTGCCATTCACCAATACGTTTACGGCTGCAGCTGCCATTCGCTACATCGTCATCGGCAATTGTGACGGGACAGGAAACGGCGGCAACCTCTTCTGCAATGCCTCGCTTGTGCCCACGGTTGTGTTTCCCGTTGCTTTGCAATCCTTTGAGGCATCCGCCAATGACTGCGAAGTCGATCTTTCCTGGAAAATCGACAATTCTGCCAGCGTTTTGGACCATTTTGAATTGCTGCGCTCCTCCGAAGGAAACACCAACGAACGCGTAGCCACGGTGGATGCATTGCAAAATACTTCCGAATATTCCTTCTCGGACCTCGTGATGGCAGCGGAAAACGACTATCAATTGACCATCCACTACAAGGACGGAACCATTGCGCAATCCGAAGTGGTGCATGTGGAAAGCAACTGCGAAGGTGCAAGTTTTGCGATCGAAGGCAATCCTGTCCAAGGAACCGAGGCAGTCTTGCGCTATGAAGCCACGGGCTTGCCGATGACGCTGAGCATCAGCAATGTAGAAGGCCGTATCGTCTACGAAAAGCACCTGAAATCGACGGATGCAGGATGGCAGCGCTTGCGTCTCGATGTCTCCAGCTTGCAGCCGGGCATCTATTTTGTCTCCATGGGAGACGGGCAGGTGGCCAAGTTGCGGAAGATTTGAGGTATCCTTCAGCCTTATTCTCATCTGGAATTCACGTGGGATATTTATCCAACACCTCAACCCAGGCGCCCAGCCCGAGGCTTCGGGCTCCAAAACCGTTTGTAGGCCGTGAACGTCAACAGCGAAAATCCCGTCACCACGAGGTGGTAACAGGTCCAGTTAAGCAGGCGCTGAAACCACTTTTGCCTGGGTTGTAAATTGGTTGTGGTGATTTCGATGCATTCCGCAATGGCTTGCTCAAAAGCCTCCGCGGCGACGGCGGCAAAGTTTTTCGATTCCACCGCGACATTCATTTCGATGCTGCCGTAAGCGCTCAGGGCGTTGAGATTGAAGGAACCAATGGTCGTCCATTTGCGGTCGACGACGGCCGCCTTGCCGTGCAAGACCGAATGCGGCCATTCGTAGAGTTTCAGTCCATTGCGCAACAGTCTGTCATACAGGTAATTGGTTGCCCGCCGCACGATGGGTACGTCCGAAGTGCCATTCAGAATCAGCTTGATTTCCACACCACGTTGTGCCGCCTTTCGCATGGAATAACTTAACCTTCTACCCGGCAAAAAGTAGGTTCCCACAATGGTCATTTCGCTTTTGGCACTGCGAATGGCTTTCCAATACGAAACTTGAATCTCGTTTTTGCCAAGGAGCCAATCATTCAGCAGAATGTCAACATGCTTTTCGGCGTTTCCGTCGGAGATGTGCTTGCGGCGGTATTCGTAGCGTTTTTCAAAATGCGCATCACACAACCGATTGAGCTGGGCGCCGATTTCGGTACTTTCGATTTTGACCGCATAATCCAGCCAAGCTCTTTGCGTTGCGGAGCCATGGTATTTGTCGGCAATGTTGATGCCACCGATCAGGGAAAACTTGCCATCTGCGACGACGACCTTGTGGTGCAGTCGGCGGCCGAGGTGCAGGCTCTGCCAGGAAAGCCAAGGTCCAAAGAGGCGGATTCGCACGCCCGCTGCTTGCAGCGTCTCGATCATACTTTTCGGGAGGCTCCCCGAACCGTAGGCATCCACAAGCAGGGTCACGCGCACGTTCCGCTTCGCGGCAGCGACCAAGGCCTCCACAACGGCCTTGCCCGTCGCATCCGGATCAAAAATATAGGTTTGCACGTGCAATTCCGTCTGCGCCTCGGCAATCATCCGGTGCAACTGCTCAAAATAATCCGTTCCACCATGCACCAAGGTCAGCCTTGGTTCGGCTTTTGCGGATGAATTTTGGCTGCGGACTTTCCTTTTCATGGTCGCGATGCTGCGAATGACATTCGGTTATTTCCCCAATATGCGATCAACCAATCTCCAGAAAACAACGCCCTTCGATTCCGTAAACCGCATGCGGTTCAGTGGCCGTGCATTGTCTGCCCCTGCCGCAAAGTCGTAGCGCAAGGCGAATTCGGAGTCGAGACTGTCCCAACTGCTGACCTGTCCAAAGCGCAAATCATTGAAATAAATGTGTTCGCCTTGTTGCGTAAGGGCATAATTCCCCTTCGAAAGCCGTTTCAAAACTGCCAAGGTAGGATCAGATTCGAAGGCGGCCAACAAAGAATCGTTGCGCTCCAAACGGTGAAATTGCACGTCGGTATCTGCGTCGAGCAATGAATAATAACCGATCCAAGCGCCCGTTTTATCCTGCGAATAACCCATCCACAAAAGGCTGTTCATGGGCGTCGGCGTCACCGTGAAGGAAGTGAAACTTTTTCCTTGTGCTGTCAGGGAATTTGTCATGATCCGCTGAACCGAAAGATGGCCGACAAATGTGAAGAGGAGATACAATCCGCTCAGGAATAGGCCGGTAAGGTTCCATTTTCGTCGGGTTGCTTCATTGGAATAGGTGCGCAGGACGCCAATCGTGCAAATCAGAAGCGGCAAGGTGTAAAACGGATCCGCGACAAAAATGGTGTCGAATGCGATCCTCGCGGAATGAAACGGCTCAAAAAGGCCCGTGCCATAACACGTCAATACATCGAGCAGCAAATGACTGAGCAAGGCGAGTCCAAACAGCAATGTCCATTGTACAAAGGGAACGGTGGCATTCGTTTTGTTTCGCCGAATCAGCCAAGCCAAAATCAGGGGCAAAATGGCCGCTACCAACAAAGAATGCGTGATGCCGCGGTGAAAAGCCAATTGCTGCGCATGGGGCAAGAAAAAATGACCAAGGACGTCCAAGTCGGGCAACAATGCTGTCACAGCACCCATTGCCATGCCACGCCGCCCAATCCGCCGCCCAACAGTAGCTTCGCCAATCGCGGCACCCAACAAGGCATGTGAAAGCAAGTCCATTGTTCCTTTACTTCAATTCTCACCCGAATTTAGGGAGAATTGCCCAAAGAGTGGGGGTTTGCTGGAGGGGTTGTTTGGCCACCAAGACACCAAGGCACCAAGTCAAACGTGCTACACTTGGTGTCTTGGTGCCTTGGTGGCGAAATAATCAGAACGCCCGATAGGCCAAATATTCCGGAAGATTCCAAGCGAGCCAACTTTTGGATTCCCAATGCGTTTTGAAGGCTTGTTTCCGGTATTGGATCAGGTCAAAATAGTCGTTGGCGCTCATGTAAATTTGTTCGGCAGGGAATTTTACCCGTTGAATTTCGTCGATTTTGAGCAATTCAGGCAAAGGTTTATCGAGGTAGGGGAGGGCTTTGTCGCTCAAGCCCGCGAGATATTCCAGGTGCAAAAATGCTTGGTCGGCATGGCGGAAATTGTACCGCGCAATCACGCTGTCCCAATTCACAAGCGATGCCAAACTCAACACGATGAATACCGTCAGTGTGTTCATCCTCAGGATGTAAAATCCGCTGCGTTGTTTGCTGACTTTCCGGAAAACGGTCCACAATCCATAGAATGTGAGCAGCAGGAAGATGATCACCCCGATGCGTTTATAGGCCAATGAAAAATGCGAGATATAATAAAAATTGCGCATGGCCACGGACAAGGTCAGGATGGCATTTTGCGCAATCCAAGCATAACTCAGGTATTTGAGCAGCTTGTTGTTGGCGTAAAAATTGAGATTCCCCCGGAAGAAATACAGCACAAGTGCTCCCGAAATCAAAATGGACAAGATCAACAAATAGGTTCCTTCGTGGACGAAATGCTTGAGCGTGAATCCATTCCATTGGAAATTGAACCAAACCCCGTTGACGTCGATGATATTGAGCGTCAGGAGCAAGGCATTCAGGATAATGAGGAGAAAGATGCCTGCACGGAGCTCGTTTTTCAGGGAATTGGGCGAAAATTGGAGGGTTCTGCGTTTGCGTTGTCGCAAAAGTTGGTCGACGGCCTCGGTATCCGCTTGCACGACCCCCTCGGAGCGTACGCGCAAATAAATGAGGTTGCTGAAATAGAGACCCAATAGAAAGGTGAATACAATCGTGCCGTCAAAATCCTGGAAAACGGAAGTCCAACCTTGCCCAATGTTGTTCCTGATGTTGCTGACCAATTCGCCAAATACGGGATTTGCAAGGCCATATATCAGGATGAAAACGGCGATGACCAACATTGGAATCGTAAATATTCTTGATCTCCAGATGAGGTTGAAGACCTTTCTTGCCTTGAATTCCCGTTGGTTGAGTTCGGTAAAGAAGCGGATTTGAGATTCGAAGAGGTTCATGAAGGCGGCCCCGATTGCGCTCATCAGCGATTTGAATGCAGGGTAGGTCAGCACACCGGTGAAAATGAAGACCGAAATGAAATGCAACACATAGGAAAATAACGAATGCGTCAGAACTGTCCCTAGGCCAGTTGCCAAAAAAGCAACGCCGGAAGTGGTGGCAGTCAGCCCTTTGAATTTGAATTCGCCAGAGAAGAACAACCACGCAAAAATCGGCCATTCAAGGAGAAGAAGGTTGATTCCGATGCCTTTCCAATGAAAGAGGAGTGTAAATAGGATGGCAGTCGCAAAGGCAAGCAGAACGGGTAGTTTCTTTTTCATTCGTGGAATTGATAGTAAAGTTTACATGAGGCTGAACATACGGCGAAGATTCACTGCGGGTTGTTGGAGAAAGGTGTCATTCTGAATGCATGGTGGAATTATTGGTGCTTATTTTTGCCACCAAGGCACCAAGGCACGAAGCCCCCCAACTTTGTGCCTTCGCGCCTTCGTGGCTAAATTCTCGGCACAAAAGCCAGAAAGTCCGCCGATTCAACCAATTGATCAAACCTTTCCCGTACAAATTCAGTAAATTCACCTTATGCGGTACTACTTGATCCTTGTTTTCTGCTTCCTGTCACTGTTTGCACCTGCGCAAACGGGTCGCACGTACGCGAGTGTGGCCCAGCGACGGGCGTTTTACGATCAGCTTGCCGCGAAATACAACAGTCCGGCGATCCGCGAAATATTGGCGAGCGACAAAAAAAATACGTTTGACCAATACGTGGACGGGCATTCAGAAGAGCAGCTGATCAAGGACTACGGTACGGTCATCCACGAATTGCTCCACGGCTACGACGACAGCGAATTTGAGGCGCACCATTATTTTATCGCGCCCGGTTCCAAGGTCAAGGTACCGGTTGGCAAATATTACAATTCGAAGGAGCTCAATACGCTTGTGCGCAAGGGCGCGCAGGACAGTATCTTTCGGTATGGGCTCTATATCGGCGGACGGAGTGACCTCCAAGGTCTACAAGTGGACCTCAACAAAAGCCCTGATTCGGAGGTGATGTCAGTAAAAATGGGCATCTATGGAATTGTCGAGGAATACAATGCCTATTACCATGACAACCAATCGATTTATGAACTCTACGAATATTATGTCAAAACCTTTGGCGCCAACAATTCGGAGGCCATGACGGAGTACATCGGCATGGCGGAAAAGGCGACTGTTGCATTCTACGAATTTCGGCTGTTTGTTGGGTGGTACTTGGTGCATGCCCAAAAGAAACATCCTGAAATTTATCAGAATACCCTCTCCAACAAAGCATTGCGGGCGGTGTTTACGCTCATTGATGAGAAGTATTTCGCGCTGACACAGCTGATTGCGAAACGTAAAGAAAGTTTGAAGGGCCAATTGGAAGTCGATCCTTTCACCATGCTGGACTTCAGCGGATCGGATGCAGACCTGTACAAATTTATTGAGCTTTCGAGCGAGGACGATTTGGGCGACCCCAAAAAACTCGATCCGATGATTTTACACGAGTACCGCAAAGTTTATGCGCAATTCATCCAAGAACTTGAAACCATGGATCCCGATAATAACCTGCGCAAATTTGCCAATATCCCGCAACAGATCGCCTATTTGAAGCGCCTGATGACCCCTGAAATGCGTGCAGCATTGGAGGTTTTTCGTGTGCCGAGCCTCAACGAAGGCAATTGGCGTGCGTATGTGGGGAATTAGGTTGATTGGGTCATGCAAATGACGGATTTCTCATCAGCATTTTGCGACTACAATTCCATTCCAAGGTGCGCAATAATCCCGGGAATTCCTTGCAACGGAACAAACCAACCGGGCATGCCAAAGTTGATCTGCATCCCGTGAATGCCGTTTGCCTTGAGTTTTTCCAAGTAAGGCAAAGCTTGCGGCACCGTCATCGACAGGTACAGGATTTCCCCCGCCGGATTCAAGAATCCGCCGTCAACTTGGTCGTGGTTGGCTTTGCCAAATTGCATGGCCAATTCGCTGTCCGTGAAGACAAACACCCACTGCACCCCGTCAATGACCGAAATAAATGGACGCACGGCATCCAGATTTTCGGTGTAGGGGGAAATGAAAATCCATTCGTCGAGACCGAGAAAGGCCCGGAAAAGGGCGCCCTTGTCGTCCATCGTTGCTTCAGGCGCCATGGCGCGCGTGCTCAAGGCAATAAAATCATGCGGATGTGCCATTTCTTTCTTTTGAGGAAAGATAGCGACATCTGCCGCATTTTTCCAAAAGCCTACCAAACGCTGTTGTACAGCTTTTTCTCCTTTTCGGTCAAATCCTCTTTTTGAAAGATCACGAGCACTTTGGCTGCGACGACACGAATGTACGAATACAAATGGGGGTTGTATGGCCGCCAAGGCACCAAGACACCAAGTGAAACGGGTATTGTTGGTGGCGTCATAGCACCTCCAGCTTGGTGTCTTGGTGCCTTGGTGGCAAATCACCCATCAAACATCTGGTTCAAATATCTCGAGCACTTTGGCAGCGACGCCTTCATCTGCAAGCAATTGCTGAAAAACAGCTGCCTCGACCATTTTTGCCGAATCCTTGGCGATCGCGGGAACATCTAAATTTGTGCGTGTCGCGTTGACCCAGTCAAACTTTGATCCTTTTACGGCCGCCACAACCGTCAATTGATTCCTGATTTTTCGGTTGTCGATGGCGATTCCTTTGAGCGTGGCATATTTTCCGAGCGCTTTCAACAGGCCTTTGCGAATGCCATTGATCAAGGAGCCGCCGTAGATGAGTTCGTCAAAATTGGCGTAGGTGACAATCTCCGTTTTGCTCAGCCAACAATCCAAATAGGCAATGCAAATTTTGTAGGAATAAGCGCCAATTGTCTCCTCCAAATCCAGCCGAAAGAGGGTTTTTCCATGCAGTTGTTCGCTGAGTTTGCGGTCCATCAACTGGGACAAGCCTGAAGGATAATCCATCTGAATGGCCTGAGGTTCAGTAGTCGTAAGGTCATGGAGTACAATCTTGAGCCGTGTTTCGATGTAGGCATAATTCTGAAGAAAACTGCCGTACATTTCCCGACCAAGCTGAACGTTTTGGAAGATGTCGGGGTCGATGTTGAAGGAGATCGCAAGCTTTCCGACACCCTGCATCGTTTCTGCTGCGGACAATTCATAAACGCCTTTTCGGGAAACCAATTCTGCTTTGTGATTCGGCGTCGAAATCACCATTTGAACTTGTTCTGAAAGGGCAATCAGCACTGGAATTCCCAAATTTTGGAAGTAACGCTTCGGATCGCCCATATTTTTCCAACATTCCAAAACCGGGGAAACCAAGATGTCGTCGGCCACAATTTGGACCTGTTGGTCGGGGAGGAACGTGATCCGAACCGTAATTTTCTCCGTGGAGAATTGCAGCAGGTCATCGAGCAAATAGCCCAACAGATTCTTCAATCCGCGGTGGGACAATTCTCCGACATACATTCCCGGTCGTCTGCGAATGGCCTCGAAGGGTGTCATTTCTATTGGTTCCATGGATTTTTTTGGGTTGAATTAAACCTCCTCCAAAACCGAATTCCCCTTTGAACAATCCCCCGAAGTCCATTCCCAGGTTTCATGCAGCCTGATTTTTCCATTCGGCAGAATCTCCGGAACGGAGGTGCAAATGCCTGTCATCAATTCGCCGTGAATATTGACTTGGTGGTAGCGCATGTCGATCTTGCCATCGGCATCGACGAGACCGATCAAGTGGCCTTGAATGATTTTCCCACCGGTATATTCAGCGGTGAGAATGTTGCCCGACTGTTGATAATGAAATTGCGTTTCGCTGCTTGTCTCGCCATTGGCTGTGTTGGCAACCGGGCGGAAGACTTTGTTGTGGTAATGGATCATTTTGAAATTGGATTCGAAGAGAATTACAATGCAATGGCCGGATTCACAAGTCCGCAATCAACTGCTCCAAGGCCTGCTTGACGCTCGGGAAGTGCGTGCCCACACGCGGGTCCATGATGTTGCCTCCAAAACCCGTGTATTCCTCCGATGCCTCTGGGGCCAACTTCTTCAGTCTGTTTTTGAGTTCCTTGGGTTTGAAAACACGCAAGGTCCAAATGCAGATGACTTTGGTGAAATCGTCCTCCTCCTTGCTGCCGATCTTCTCCAACAACAATTCCTTGGTTTCCTCCGAATCGTTAGCGATCATCGCCCGTGCTGCCGAAATACGGTTGTGACGGTTGTTGCTGTCTTGAAAGAAGGGGAGAACCTGCTTCTCGTATCCTGTCAACCGCAAATGGAAAATCGTTTCCAAGGCGACGTGCTGCATGAAAAAGTCATTGATTTCACCGTCCTCAAAGCCGGCCGGCTTCTTCGCCAATTGTTCATCGATCCACGCACGGATGGGGGCTTCGTCGAATTTCAAGCGATGCGCCTTGTTGAAAATCGCCTGCATCGTCATCTCAAAGATGTCGACAGAGATTTTGGTTTGATGGTAGGAATGCCGGTAGGTCGCAAAAACATCGCCTGAATCGCGGTAGGCAAAACCCGTGGTGGGCGTCGGGATGCAATACTCACCCTTCTTGTTTTTCTTGAGGAAAAAGTAGCATTCGCTGCTGTCGGGCAGGTGGAATTCAGGACCATGGCCTGCCGAATTGCTCGTCATTTCCAAAAAATAGAAATTGGTAATTTCCAGGTCCTCCGGCAAATTTCCTCCCCCAAATTGCTGCCGGATATGAATCTTGGCGCCCTTGTGTTCGTCCACGGAAATCACATCCGCCAAGACAAAATAGTCGGCCTCGCGGATCACGGCATCCATCCACGGTTCGTCCCAAGTCGTTGCCTGAACTTGCGTCGCAGCGGTAATCATGAGTAGGATGCCCAAGAATGTCCATTGAAAGTAGCGCATCTGTTTTTGCATTTAAGGGTTGCCAATGCCGTGAGAACCAAACTGTGGGCGCACAACCAAGCGCGTGCGCAAGTCCAATCCACCACGATTTTTGTCCAATTTCTGCAAAATTTGCGGAGCTTGCAAGCGGTCAAATCAGGCATCACAGGGAGAGTTGCGATTGCGATGTTGGAGGAACGGAACGATGCAGATATTCAGCGCTGCTGTTGAGGATTTCGCATCTTTTCCTTTGGGTGATTCAGCTCGGCGATACCCTGGCAACGCACGCGAAATGGAGTTTTAGATAGGTTTTGCGGACTTACTTCCCTTCGGCCGCAGCTTTGGGTATTTCCCGCCAAGTATAGCTTTTCTGTACGATTTTCCAGCTTCCTTCATACTTCAACAGGAGAAAATAGTCCGTAAAAACGCGCCAATTCGGGATGACAATCTCGGCTTTGGCGATGGCGGCATCCTTTTCATAGTCGATCGAAATGATGCGTCCGATGCGGTTGGCTTTTTCGCCTAGCTTGATGTTAGCGATATACGTTTCCCCCGAACGAATGCGCAGACTGTCCTGATCGGTGACCGTGTACAGGTTGAAATCCGGATGAAATGCCCGTATCAAGCGGTCCGGTTCGCCATTGGCTGTCCCCTCGATATAGTCCATCAACGTAGCGGTGATCAGGGCAAACTCGGATTTGCTGTCCGCGGTTTGGGAGAATGCGATTTGCCCAGTGAAAAGCAACAACCCGAGTGTCAAAACCTTGGGGAATTTCATCTTTCTTCCTGTTGTAAAGCCCATTTTAGTCAATTGCACCATGATCATGGCACCTGTCAAGGCAAATGAACTGAAATTTCCCGATAGCCGACTTACTTTTTGCAGCATGCTGAAACCTTTGCATGAATGACAATTCTCCGAAATCCATTATCTTGCTGCATCGAAGATTTGTCACAAGATTAAAATTCCCAAGATGGCATTGCAGGTGCCCAAAAATAGCTTCTTGGCGCAGTTTTGCAAGATTGCAGGCTTGTTGCTCCTGATGGCTTTGCAATTGGGTATATGGAGCCGCGTCGATGCTGCTGCACCAATTTGTATCAAAGGCGTTGCAGACCTCAGAGGCATTGATTTTGAACATACAGGAGCAATTCGGCTCGATGGCGAATGGGAATTTTTTTGGGATCAATTGTTGCCAACCGTTGATGGGCCCACCCAGGACAGCTTCACCAATGTCCCTGGAATGTGGACGGCATCCGGGCGCAAAGGGCAGGGGTTTGCATCTTACCGGTTGAAAGTCTTATTGCCAAAAGGGCTTGCAAGCATTGGCCTCAAAATGCCCGAATTTTCGACGGCTTACGAACTCTGGGTGAATGGCATTTCCAAGGCCAAAAATGGAACGGTGAGCAAGGTTCCCGATCAAGGCGAGGC
This DNA window, taken from Bacteroidota bacterium, encodes the following:
- a CDS encoding leucine-rich repeat domain-containing protein, whose amino-acid sequence is MSSKDPKQIARKQALFRLIDSFKRKNIDLALQLVKSDRSLYQAAKDRYYPMLRTLDPQLGQGLNLLYRIVNDIDWNDNGWRSSYTAQYANVEDWEMVQWAIDRYPHSVRMVVSVKLLSYMLSRELPEKAFVWDVVVANDKTPVVVPDPAPGAIRFRSMQRLEVATGQQLEAIISILPERSDLQTVVAKGCQLASLPQGLVRPINLNHLELSQNQLEEIPEVLRLASRLQTLTLRDNRLQQLPEWLPRLQELTLLDLTGNALKALPPGFLANSKIKKLDLQGNRIRDFGLQAGEENAFLEELNLAFNPLEKFPLELLALKSLKKLSLRNCGLTSLPPELAEFHWLERLDVKDNPLMESPSKLVKLARSLPMMLNY
- a CDS encoding T9SS type A sorting domain-containing protein, whose translation is MKSIATLLIVLLFSGICLGQNLIPSPFAYASCISFASPTGWVNCTGSPDCAASRCTVPGGCTGQAVMCFGESFYYMLAAPLTIGQSYTISMNVSTGQLGANSIIAGNHTFRIIGLTTPPPNCGAANYGSVCSTPGATTLLTGTVNTIGWVPFTNTFTAAAAIRYIVIGNCDGTGNGGNLFCNASLVPTVVFPVALQSFEASANDCEVDLSWKIDNSASVLDHFELLRSSEGNTNERVATVDALQNTSEYSFSDLVMAAENDYQLTIHYKDGTIAQSEVVHVESNCEGASFAIEGNPVQGTEAVLRYEATGLPMTLSISNVEGRIVYEKHLKSTDAGWQRLRLDVSSLQPGIYFVSMGDGQVAKLRKI
- a CDS encoding metal-dependent hydrolase, which encodes MDLLSHALLGAAIGEATVGRRIGRRGMAMGAVTALLPDLDVLGHFFLPHAQQLAFHRGITHSLLVAAILPLILAWLIRRNKTNATVPFVQWTLLFGLALLSHLLLDVLTCYGTGLFEPFHSARIAFDTIFVADPFYTLPLLICTIGVLRTYSNEATRRKWNLTGLFLSGLYLLFTFVGHLSVQRIMTNSLTAQGKSFTSFTVTPTPMNSLLWMGYSQDKTGAWIGYYSLLDADTDVQFHRLERNDSLLAAFESDPTLAVLKRLSKGNYALTQQGEHIYFNDLRFGQVSSWDSLDSEFALRYDFAAGADNARPLNRMRFTESKGVVFWRLVDRILGK
- a CDS encoding DUF4173 domain-containing protein, which gives rise to MKKKLPVLLAFATAILFTLLFHWKGIGINLLLLEWPIFAWLFFSGEFKFKGLTATTSGVAFLATGLGTVLTHSLFSYVLHFISVFIFTGVLTYPAFKSLMSAIGAAFMNLFESQIRFFTELNQREFKARKVFNLIWRSRIFTIPMLVIAVFILIYGLANPVFGELVSNIRNNIGQGWTSVFQDFDGTIVFTFLLGLYFSNLIYLRVRSEGVVQADTEAVDQLLRQRKRRTLQFSPNSLKNELRAGIFLLIILNALLLTLNIIDVNGVWFNFQWNGFTLKHFVHEGTYLLILSILISGALVLYFFRGNLNFYANNKLLKYLSYAWIAQNAILTLSVAMRNFYYISHFSLAYKRIGVIIFLLLTFYGLWTVFRKVSKQRSGFYILRMNTLTVFIVLSLASLVNWDSVIARYNFRHADQAFLHLEYLAGLSDKALPYLDKPLPELLKIDEIQRVKFPAEQIYMSANDYFDLIQYRKQAFKTHWESKSWLAWNLPEYLAYRAF
- a CDS encoding n-acetylglutamate synthase, with translation MIHYHNKVFRPVANTANGETSSETQFHYQQSGNILTAEYTGGKIIQGHLIGLVDADGKIDMRYHQVNIHGELMTGICTSVPEILPNGKIRLHETWEWTSGDCSKGNSVLEEV
- a CDS encoding nuclear transport factor 2 family protein; protein product: MKFPKVLTLGLLLFTGQIAFSQTADSKSEFALITATLMDYIEGTANGEPDRLIRAFHPDFNLYTVTDQDSLRIRSGETYIANIKLGEKANRIGRIISIDYEKDAAIAKAEIVIPNWRVFTDYFLLLKYEGSWKIVQKSYTWREIPKAAAEGK